One part of the Dunckerocampus dactyliophorus isolate RoL2022-P2 chromosome 11, RoL_Ddac_1.1, whole genome shotgun sequence genome encodes these proteins:
- the LOC129189949 gene encoding N-acetylglucosamine-1-phosphotransferase subunits alpha/beta-like isoform X6, with amino-acid sequence MADVNLVLRQLLRQTYTCRPHRRRALIYCGALLLFMVSIHQIGERVAKQSLDRSRHMVLDMLKNTEDCKSFHSRKCTPMPVDLVYTWVNGTDETLLRNLLVAKKQLADKERAMRKKPRCPLSNCISAPMLALDPAVPASFNASDLSSISPYFSSAKALLKLNKPLKTSDTVSVVIFHSQTDAEKALTKTPKENKTFSITKCYLTTDKDAPRVIQMQTVAYLSGFTGSFKTSEMLRAKLPSAITNKITAFELYKKARVALLHFGHSQDLTNLLQEAKQAKESTKKMTLNGKELVISPVYLFWDLSAIIKVVQMQPVPTEKATRDVLTANRFEDNDALRHSLRSVEKFAPWVRHIFVVTNGQIPFWLDLSNPRVSVVTHKEIFQNQSHLPTFSSGAIESHLHRIRGISQKFIYLNDDIMLGKDIWLDDFYTPSKGQKVYVTWPIRPCAQRCPGTLIKNQRSNPQCNNAACDWDGGNCKSRKQRSGRSVGRWWGSTTTGAEFPQASKSEAASQNQALSPKPPILFLNKNEDKIVPKVKVSGVAAAPLWRMLQQLVSSHKGFQPLEKIKYFQDLLEDFEVLKKQLITCCKTLSSEVTGITQMKPSQPPITKDLVLNCKPVTDHICIASTNRKYKYQVMGQQDIHYKFLTNNASNASQQFKDVLTHPRKFICINDGLDHTESTSKEVKAKLAKFYQAMFPQPSTFELPKSKSNRILYRDELWEWQAYQEKLRFYSYCAIGALVILILKLLFGKTTHLKGRLLHRHKEAKV; translated from the exons ATGGCGGATGTCAATTTGGTGCTCAGGCAGCTTCTGAGGCAGACTTACACCTGTCGGCCTCATCGACGCAGAGCTCTCATCTACTGCGGGGCCCTTCTACTTTTCATGGTGTCTATCCACCAAATAGGAGAG AGAGTGGCAAAGCAGAGTCTGGACCGGTCTCGACACATGGTATTAGACATGCTGAAGAACACTGAGGACTGTAAATCATTTCACAGCAG AAAGTGTACGCCCATGCCCGTCGATCTGGTGTACACGTGGGTGAACGGTACAGATGAGACCCTGCTCAGGAACCTTTTGGTGGCCAAAAAGCAACTGGCGGACAAAGAAAGAGCTATGAG AAAGAAGCCACGATGCCCACTGTCTAACTGCATTTCAGCACCCATGCTGGCACTTGATCCTGCCGTGCCGGCCAGTTTCAATGCTAGCGATTTGTCCTCAATCTCGCCCTACTTCTCGTCTGCAAAGGCACTACTGAAACTCAACAAACCCCTCAAAACATCTGACACCGTCTCCGTGGTTATCTTCCATTCACAGACTGATG CTGAAAAGGCCTTGACAAAAACACCcaaagaaaacaagacattctCAATCACCAAGTGCTACCTG ACCACAGACAAAGATGCTCCACGTGTAATCCAAATGCAGACTGTGGCCTACCTGAGTGGCTTCACAGGCTCCTTCAAAACGTCAGAGATGCTGCGAGCCAAATTACCTTCTGCCATCACCAACAAGATCACGGCG TTTGAGTTGTACAAGAAGGCCCGTGTCGCTCTGCTCCACTTTGGACATTCACAAGACTTGACCAATCTTCTCCAGGAAGCAAAACAGGCAAaagaaagcacaaaaaaaatgacattgaatggGAAGGAGCTGGTCATCAGCCCTGTGTACTTGTTCTGGGACCTGAGTGCCATCATCAAG GTTGTGCAGATGCAGCCCGTCCCTACAGAAAAAGCGACCAGAGATGTTCTTACAGCCAACCGGTTCGAGGACAATGATGCACTCCGCCATTCTCTGCGCTCTGTGGAGAAATTTGCTCCCTGGGTGCGACATATCTTTGTCGTCACTAACGGACAGATTCCTTTCTGGCTCGACCTGAGCAATCCCCGTGTTTCAGTTGTCACACATAAG GAAATTTTTCAGAACCAAAGCCACCTTCCCACCTTCAGCTCGGGTGCTATAGAGAGCCACCTCCACCGCATTCGGGGAATTTCGCAGAAGTTTATTTACCTCAACGATGACATTATGCTCGGCAAAGACATCTGGTTGGACGACTTCTACACCCCATCAAAGGGACAGAAA GTTTATGTCACCTGGCCTATTCGCCCTTGTGCCCAGCGCTGCCCAGGAACCTTGATCAAGAACCAGCGCAGTAATCCCCAGTGTAACAACGCTGCCTGTGATTGGGATGGGGGAAACTGCAAGT CAAGAAAGCAGAGGTCTGGACGCAGTGTTGGTCGTTGGTGGGGCTCTACAACTACTGGTGCTGAGTTTCCTCAAGCGAGCAAGTCCGAAGCCGCCAGCCAAAACCAAGCGCTGTCACCAAAACCACCAATCTTGTTCTTGAACAAGAATGAAGACAAAATAGTTCCCAAAGTGAAAGTGTCAGGTGTTGCTGCAGCTCCCTTGTGGAGGATGCTTCAACAATTAGTTTCTTCTCACAAAGGCTTCCAGCCCTTGGAGAAGATTAAGTACTTCCAAGACCTACTTGAG GACTTCGAAGTTTTGAAGAAGCAGTTGATCACCTGCTGTAAAACACTTTCATCGGAAGTCACCGGCATTACTCAAATGAAACCCAGTCAG CCTCCAATCACAAAAGACCTGGTACTGAACTGCAAGCCTGTCACTGATCACATTTGCATAGCCTCCACAAACCGGAAGTACAA ATATCAGGTCATGGGGCAGCAGGACATACATTACAAGTTTCTTACTAACAACGCAAGCAACGCCAGTCAACAGTTTAAAGATGTTTTGACCCATCCCAG AAAGTTCATCTGCATCAATGATGGACTAGATCACACTGAAAGCACATCCAAGGAAGTAAAGGCAAAGCTGGCGAAATTCTACCAAGCCATGTTCCCACAGCCTTCTACCTTTGAGCTGCCCAAAAGCAAATCCAACAGGATTTTGTACAGAGACGAGCTCTGGGAATG GCAAGCCTATCAAGAGAAGTTGAGGTTCTATTCATACTGTGCCATTGGGGCTCTAGTCATCTTAATTCTCAAGCTCCTCTTTGGAAAG ACGACTCACTTGAAAGGAAGGCTGCTGCACAGACACAAGGAGGCAAAAGTTTAA
- the LOC129189949 gene encoding N-acetylglucosamine-1-phosphotransferase subunits alpha/beta-like isoform X2: MADVNLVLRQLLRQTYTCRPHRRRALIYCGALLLFMVSIHQIGERVAKQSLDRSRHMVLDMLKNTEDCKSFHSRKCTPMPVDLVYTWVNGTDETLLRNLLVAKKQLADKERAMRKKPRCPLSNCISAPMLALDPAVPASFNASDLSSISPYFSSAKALLKLNKPLKTSDTVSVVIFHSQTDAEKALTKTPKENKTFSITKCYLTTDKDAPRVIQMQTVAYLSGFTGSFKTSEMLRAKLPSAITNKITAFELYKKARVALLHFGHSQDLTNLLQEAKQAKESTKKMTLNGKELVISPVYLFWDLSAIIKVVQMQPVPTEKATRDVLTANRFEDNDALRHSLRSVEKFAPWVRHIFVVTNGQIPFWLDLSNPRVSVVTHKEIFQNQSHLPTFSSGAIESHLHRIRGISQKFIYLNDDIMLGKDIWLDDFYTPSKGQKVYVTWPIRPCAQRCPGTLIKNQRSNPQCNNAACDWDGGNCKSRKQRSGRSVGRWWGSTTTGAEFPQASKSEAASQNQALSPKPPILFLNKNEDKIVPKVKVSGVAAAPLWRMLQQLVSSHKGFQPLEKIKYFQDLLEEDKHLRKALLFDTNGAVIGRKLQSTFSESLRFVNRLYNRKFGIMTRKAPAHTPHMFDKFIMQELQDTFPKEFEKTSSHYLRQSNDMQISFSYYYFLMSVKHKVNISEVFDMADKDHSGILSDSEIQDLSRRIQKQTIKPLDFEVLKKQLITCCKTLSSEVTGITQMKPSQPPITKDLVLNCKPVTDHICIASTNRKYKYQVMGQQDIHYKFLTNNASNASQQFKDVLTHPRKFICINDGLDHTESTSKEVKAKLAKFYQAMFPQPSTFELPKSKSNRILYRDELWEWQAYQEKLRFYSYCAIGALVILILKLLFGKTTHLKGRLLHRHKEAKV, from the exons ATGGCGGATGTCAATTTGGTGCTCAGGCAGCTTCTGAGGCAGACTTACACCTGTCGGCCTCATCGACGCAGAGCTCTCATCTACTGCGGGGCCCTTCTACTTTTCATGGTGTCTATCCACCAAATAGGAGAG AGAGTGGCAAAGCAGAGTCTGGACCGGTCTCGACACATGGTATTAGACATGCTGAAGAACACTGAGGACTGTAAATCATTTCACAGCAG AAAGTGTACGCCCATGCCCGTCGATCTGGTGTACACGTGGGTGAACGGTACAGATGAGACCCTGCTCAGGAACCTTTTGGTGGCCAAAAAGCAACTGGCGGACAAAGAAAGAGCTATGAG AAAGAAGCCACGATGCCCACTGTCTAACTGCATTTCAGCACCCATGCTGGCACTTGATCCTGCCGTGCCGGCCAGTTTCAATGCTAGCGATTTGTCCTCAATCTCGCCCTACTTCTCGTCTGCAAAGGCACTACTGAAACTCAACAAACCCCTCAAAACATCTGACACCGTCTCCGTGGTTATCTTCCATTCACAGACTGATG CTGAAAAGGCCTTGACAAAAACACCcaaagaaaacaagacattctCAATCACCAAGTGCTACCTG ACCACAGACAAAGATGCTCCACGTGTAATCCAAATGCAGACTGTGGCCTACCTGAGTGGCTTCACAGGCTCCTTCAAAACGTCAGAGATGCTGCGAGCCAAATTACCTTCTGCCATCACCAACAAGATCACGGCG TTTGAGTTGTACAAGAAGGCCCGTGTCGCTCTGCTCCACTTTGGACATTCACAAGACTTGACCAATCTTCTCCAGGAAGCAAAACAGGCAAaagaaagcacaaaaaaaatgacattgaatggGAAGGAGCTGGTCATCAGCCCTGTGTACTTGTTCTGGGACCTGAGTGCCATCATCAAG GTTGTGCAGATGCAGCCCGTCCCTACAGAAAAAGCGACCAGAGATGTTCTTACAGCCAACCGGTTCGAGGACAATGATGCACTCCGCCATTCTCTGCGCTCTGTGGAGAAATTTGCTCCCTGGGTGCGACATATCTTTGTCGTCACTAACGGACAGATTCCTTTCTGGCTCGACCTGAGCAATCCCCGTGTTTCAGTTGTCACACATAAG GAAATTTTTCAGAACCAAAGCCACCTTCCCACCTTCAGCTCGGGTGCTATAGAGAGCCACCTCCACCGCATTCGGGGAATTTCGCAGAAGTTTATTTACCTCAACGATGACATTATGCTCGGCAAAGACATCTGGTTGGACGACTTCTACACCCCATCAAAGGGACAGAAA GTTTATGTCACCTGGCCTATTCGCCCTTGTGCCCAGCGCTGCCCAGGAACCTTGATCAAGAACCAGCGCAGTAATCCCCAGTGTAACAACGCTGCCTGTGATTGGGATGGGGGAAACTGCAAGT CAAGAAAGCAGAGGTCTGGACGCAGTGTTGGTCGTTGGTGGGGCTCTACAACTACTGGTGCTGAGTTTCCTCAAGCGAGCAAGTCCGAAGCCGCCAGCCAAAACCAAGCGCTGTCACCAAAACCACCAATCTTGTTCTTGAACAAGAATGAAGACAAAATAGTTCCCAAAGTGAAAGTGTCAGGTGTTGCTGCAGCTCCCTTGTGGAGGATGCTTCAACAATTAGTTTCTTCTCACAAAGGCTTCCAGCCCTTGGAGAAGATTAAGTACTTCCAAGACCTACTTGAG GAAGACAAGCATCTAAGGAAAGCACTATTGTTTGACACCAATGGTGCTGTTATTGGCCGAAAGCTGCAGAGCACTTTCAGCGAATCGCTACGCTTCGTCAACAGGCTGTACAACCGCAAGTTTGGTATCATGACCCGAAAAGCTCCTGCACACACACCACATATGTTTGACAAATTTATCATGCAAGAGCTGCAAGACAC ATTCCCAAAAGAATTTGAGAAGACCTCAAGCCATTATTTGCGTCAATCGAACGACATGCAGATTTCCTTTTCCTACTATTACTTCCTGATGAGCGTTAAGCACAAGGTCAACATCTCAGAGGTGTTTGACATGGCTGACAAAGATCACTCGGGCATTTTGTCCGATAGTGAGATTCAAGATCTCAGCAGGAGAATCCAAAAGCAAACAATCAAACCTTTG GACTTCGAAGTTTTGAAGAAGCAGTTGATCACCTGCTGTAAAACACTTTCATCGGAAGTCACCGGCATTACTCAAATGAAACCCAGTCAG CCTCCAATCACAAAAGACCTGGTACTGAACTGCAAGCCTGTCACTGATCACATTTGCATAGCCTCCACAAACCGGAAGTACAA ATATCAGGTCATGGGGCAGCAGGACATACATTACAAGTTTCTTACTAACAACGCAAGCAACGCCAGTCAACAGTTTAAAGATGTTTTGACCCATCCCAG AAAGTTCATCTGCATCAATGATGGACTAGATCACACTGAAAGCACATCCAAGGAAGTAAAGGCAAAGCTGGCGAAATTCTACCAAGCCATGTTCCCACAGCCTTCTACCTTTGAGCTGCCCAAAAGCAAATCCAACAGGATTTTGTACAGAGACGAGCTCTGGGAATG GCAAGCCTATCAAGAGAAGTTGAGGTTCTATTCATACTGTGCCATTGGGGCTCTAGTCATCTTAATTCTCAAGCTCCTCTTTGGAAAG ACGACTCACTTGAAAGGAAGGCTGCTGCACAGACACAAGGAGGCAAAAGTTTAA